Proteins from a single region of Carassius gibelio isolate Cgi1373 ecotype wild population from Czech Republic chromosome A5, carGib1.2-hapl.c, whole genome shotgun sequence:
- the LOC127992249 gene encoding putative nuclease HARBI1, whose amino-acid sequence MACPFDEDPVDVEAQIIRGFFHRERVIRPRIDVFAYPNEYLKERYRFSKDSLVYLTRLLKPHIANVTNRGSALSTENILCIALRFFASGHFLYSVGDSEHVGKATVCRAVRTVCLALKQLLPTFVQFPGHKPLLVIKDEFHRVAGFPNVIGCIDGTHIPIKAPSINEGDYVNRKSIHSINVQVICEATQIITNVEAKWPGSVHDARIFRESSLCQTFQQGQYNGYLLGDRGYPCLPYLMTPYPEPEPGPQTRFNLAHSRTRAKVEMTIGILKSRFQCLRGLRVSPERACNIIVACVVLHNIATIRGESHPPCIEEDGPEEHRQILEANRDGRLLRDRICQNYFY is encoded by the exons ATGGCGTGCCCTTTTGACGAGGATCCTGTGGACGTTGAAGCACAAATTATACGAGGTTTTTTTCATCGGGAGAGGGTTATAAGACCGCGTATTGATGTGTTTGCTTAccctaatgaatatttaaaagagcgttatcgtttttcaaaagattcattagtttatttaacaCGTCTTTTAAAACCGCATATCGCAAATGTGACAAACCGCGGCTCTGCGCTTAGCACAGAAAACATTCTGTGCATAGCACTTAGGTTTTTTGCGTCTGGCCATTTTTTGTACAGTGTGGGCGATTCAGAGCATGTGGGAAAGGCAACTGTGTGTAGAGCCGTTCGTACAGTGTGTCTGGCACTTAAACAGTTGTTACCCACGTTTGTACAGTTCCCTGGCCATAAACCTCTGCTTGTTATTAAAGACGAATTCCACAGAGTGGCAG ggtttccaaatgtaattgggtgcattgatggcactcacattcctattaaagctccatcaataaatgagggagactaTGTTAATAGGAAATCTATTCATAGTATCAATGTGCAG GTAATATGTGAggcaacccaaatcatcaccaATGTCGAGGCAAAATGGCCAGGATCTGTGCATGATGCCAGAATTTTCCGCGAGTCATCATTATGCCAGACATTTCAGCAGG GACAGTACAATGGTTACTTGCTGGGGGACAGAGGATACCCTTGTCTGCCCTATTTAATGACACCCTACCCTGAACCTGAGCCTGGACCACAGACACGGTTTAACCTGGCTCACAGCCGAACACGGGCCAAGGTGGAGATGACtatagggatcctcaaatctcggTTTCAGTGTCTGCGTGGGCTCCGGGTTAGTCCAGAGAGGGCATGCAACATTATTGTGGCTTGTGTTGTGCTTCACAATATTGCCACTATAAGAGGAGAGAGCCACCCTCCTTGTATTGAGGAAGATGGCCCAGAGGAACACCGACAGATTTTAGAGGCCAACAGAGACGGAAGACTTTTGAGAGACAGGATTtgtcaaaattacttttattag